The following nucleotide sequence is from Zea mays cultivar B73 chromosome 1, Zm-B73-REFERENCE-NAM-5.0, whole genome shotgun sequence.
AAAATAACATCACTAATTGGTGCCACGCTGGTGCTAGCGATGGATCCAATCCAACGAATAACTCCATTCCCCAAAACAAAGACTACCATGGCATCACCACGACGAAAAACCCTGATCCTACCGGCCTACCGGGTACAAGTTACTACAACTATGGACCAGAAGAAATCGCCAAGCAAGAGAAATCATGCGAGCACATCATAGAACGAACGGGATATCGATAAGATCACAAGAGGAGAGGGGTCGGCGCGCAAGCGACATTGCCGGGCCGCGCTTCTGGTTGAAGTAGTTCTTGAGGCAGATCCAGTGCTTCTGCGCGGGTACCCCTTGATCTGGTTGAAGTAAGTCCTTGGCGGTCTCCGATCCAGGAACGTCGCCTCCTCCCCCACCGTATTGTGCGGGATGGAAGGCACTTCGGAAAACTAGTGGTGTGATTGTGTGAATGGAGAAACGGAAGCTTTGGCTGGGTAATGGTGCCGGTGAGTCAGGTTTTATAGGCAGGCGGCCGGCCGTATCCTTGGAAAGGAAACTCTGACATGTGGGATCAGCAATGCCCCGGTCCGTGCGGCTTACGGCGGGGCATTCGGTCTATTATGGTAATTCGGTTCGGTTTATTTAGGTTTGTAAAATTTTGGGTTCTGAAAAATAAGAACCGaaatttttaaaaaaaaattaggaatcgaacccgaatagactcacaatttcggttcggtctattcagTCCATCGAATAGACTCAAATTGTAGATAGACTAATATATttctctactactccttaagaaAGGAGTGTAGGCGTGCACAGCTAAGCGGTTCTGCCTGCCACTCGCACGCCGCGACATCATCCGCTCCGCTCATTCCCACCCCGCGACATCGTGCCCCTTGCTCCCACTCTCCCCTCCCTCGGCCCTCCTCCCGTCCCTCGATAGCACGCCGCCGCCCGACGCCCCCGGTCTCGCGTTGCCCGACGCCCCAGATCCGCCGCATGGCCCCCGTCCTCCCCGTTGCCCCCTCCTCCAACCAGATCCGTCGCATGGCCCCCTGTCCTACCCGCGACGCCGCCGCTGCTGTTTGGGTTTTTGCGGTTGACTCCGAATCCCGCCGCCGCTGCTCGTGCAGGAGGCCTCGAGCTCCCAGTGCTCCCCTCCTCAACCACCCCGGGTAAGTGGTTCCCATTCCTACCATTGCCGCGGATCCCCCAccctcctccccctctgctcGGTCCTCGCCCCGGATCTCGGTCTTCTACAGGCTTTCCGGAGCGCAGCAAGGACGCTTGGGTAGGTCGGCTTCCAAGCAGCCCCGGAGATCTCGGTCCTCGCCCACACTCTTGCCTCGAATCCCGCCGCCGCTGCTCGTGCAGGAGGCCTTGAGCTCCCAGTGCTCCCCTCCTCAACCACCCCGGGTAAGTGACATGCGCGCAAGTGCCCCATGACGCCCGCCCACCCCATGATGCTTGCCGACATCCAAGGTACATATGCTCCGTGACATGCGCGCAAGTGCTTGTGGAAATGCCGAGTTATTGACCGTGGCCTCAGGTCTCCTAATTATTCTTTCTGTAATTTACCAGAAAGGGTTTAAGCATGGAGGCTGATGATGTGGATTTTTTGTGTGTTTGTATATATTTTTTTTGTCAGGGAGAGTCGAGCTGTTGACATGGAGTTCTTGTGTGTTGTTGCCGGGAAGCATGTCTGGTCTGTGCGTGTGGACCTTCACATATTGGATAACGGAGGGTATGAGTAAAAGAGTTATAAATTGTTTGCAGATGTAATTAATTTGTGAACATTTGCATGTTAAAGTTCTAAGCTTCTCCATTGCCTTTATAGGAATCTCATTGATGCAGCTAATATCGCTGCATTGGCAGCTTTATCTACTTTCTGGAGGCCTGAATGCACGGTTGGTGGGGACGATGGTCAGCAAGTTACAGTGCATGATCCTGAGGTAGACGTACACTCCCAATGTGCTCTATTGTTTATGGTTTTGCCAATATATCCCTCAAAGGTCATGCTCCCTTATAGCATTAGATTCATTAATTATACTCCCTGCATCCTGAAAAGAATGCAATTATAGAACAGTGATACACTAAAGTATGTCAAGTTTGATCGAGTTTATATAAATATGTTAATAATTAATGTATTTTACAGGTTAGGGATCCACTTCCTCTTACGATACACCATATGCCCATAGCTGTAACATTTGCATATTTTGGTGAAGGTAACATCGTGGTATGTTCAAATATTTGAGATTGAAGTGCTTTTGATTATCATCAAAGCATTATCATCCTCATCTGAGTAACTGGCCTTTTGTGTAGGTTCTTGATCCCACATACAAGGAAGAAGCAGTAATGGGAGGGAGGATGACTGCTATAGTTAACTCAAATGGGGATGTTTGTGCCATTCAGAAAGCTGGTGGAGAGGGTCTCATGTCAAGTGTTACCATGCAGTGTTTAAGAATTGCTTCGGTAAAGGCTACTGATATAACAAGCAAAATAAAGAAAGCAGTAAGTAACCCCCTCAGATTGATGACTTGCCGAGGTGCCCATGTGTTGATATGGTTCCCAACAAAGTTCAAATCAAAGCATGCTTATGATGTAAAATGAAATATAATTAAATTCAACTGGGCTTTTCATTAAGAAATTATTTCTCTACCTACACAGTGATTCTGTTGCGTGCTTTCTTAGCTGGAAAATGTTCTGAATATTACATAAGCATCTGAAGCAGATTGTTTTGCACATTTAACCCTCCTCGATCTCTGCACGGTTCAAACTAATATAATGATGTAGCATATCTT
It contains:
- the LOC103645589 gene encoding exosome complex component RRP45A, which gives rise to MEFLCVVAGKHVWSVRVDLHILDNGGNLIDAANIAALAALSTFWRPECTVGGDDGQQVTVHDPEVRDPLPLTIHHMPIAVTFAYFGEGNIVVLDPTYKEEAVMGGRMTAIVNSNGDVCAIQKAGGEGLMSSVTMQCLRIASVKATDITSKIKKAVSNPLRLMTCRGAHVLIWFPTKFKSKHAYDVK